A genomic region of Drosophila kikkawai strain 14028-0561.14 chromosome X, DkikHiC1v2, whole genome shotgun sequence contains the following coding sequences:
- the LOC108074174 gene encoding uncharacterized protein, with amino-acid sequence MVKSKLRSPKALKSLRKSKAKKVNLKPTRPRRKLRSSMASAAKKHLKRSLKGASLPKTIKRRSNPTKLKRGFSKPKGVSRRIKLIDAKPESSIKSMKAGGTSVVFLARDSSRRSDPTAAKSLVISPKMISRIKPRLLKQPKTHEGVDFFYNLGHKVLDPEPSDKQERPRTGKGGLTKGLVGGRSVTGRLKAGGLEAVVAKDNGPKVRARKGIDLTQPMGLEGLSPSPSPVLNCSASLTGKGVVVPLTNRLPIIDFISTTEFNDKYATQKSSRRQKR; translated from the coding sequence ATGGTAAAGTCCAAGTTGCGTTCCCCAAAAGCCTTAAAGTCTTTACGCAAGAGCAAGGCCAAGAAAGTAAATTTGAAACCCACCAGACCCAGACGTAAGCTGAGATCCTCGATGGCTTCCGCTGCCAAGAAGCATCTAAAGCGTTCCCTGAAGGGAGCTTCTCTGCCCAAAACTATCAAGAGAAGGTCAAACCCGACCAAGCTGAAGAGAGGCTTCTCGAAGCCCAAGGGCGTCTCTCGCAGGATCAAGCTTATAGATGCCAAACCTGAATCATCAATCAAATCGATGAAGGCTGGTGGAACTTCTGTGGTTTTCTTGGCCAGGGACTCTTCCAGGAGAAGCGACCCAACGGCTGCAAAATCTTTAGTTATTTCACCCAAGATGATCAGCCGAATCAAACCTAGGCTTTTGAAGCAACCAAAGACCCACGAAGGCGTTGATTTCTTTTACAATCTTGGTCACAAGGTCCTCGACCCGGAGCCCTCTGATAAGCAGGAGAGGCCACGGACAGGTAAAGGAGGATTAACCAAAGGATTAGTCGGAGGTAGATCGGTGACGGGCAGATTGAAAGCAGGCGGACTGGAAGCAGTTGTGGCCAAAGATAATGGACCAAAAGTGCGCGCCAGGAAAGGAATCGACCTGACGCAACCCATGGGACTGGAGGGCCTcagtccgagtccgagtcctgTCCTCAACTGTAGTGCGAGTCTGACCGGCAAAGGTGTTGTGGTGCCACTGACCAATCGCCTGCCCATCATTGACTTCATTTCCACCACCGAGTTTAACGATAAATATGCAACGCAGAAGAGTTCTCGACGACAGAAGCGTTGA